The genomic window TACAGGCGGTTCCGCGTCCCCGGAGCGACGGTCTTCTTCACCCTCGTGACGCACGAGCGTCGGGGTTTCCTCGCGGACGAACTCGCCCGGCGGTGCCTCCGCGAGGCGATCCGCGAAGTGCAGAAGCGGCATCCTTTCGAGGTCTTCGCGATCGTCCTGCTGCCCGACCACGTGCACGCGATCTGGATCCTGCCTCCCGGGGAATCGGACTTCTCCGCACGGTGGAGATACGTCAAGGGGCAGTTCTCGAGGAGCTACCTGGCCGATGGCGGCGAGGAGGGCACGCTCTCGCCGTCTCGCGTCAAGCGGAATGAGCGCGGAGTCTGGCAGCGCCGCTTCTTCGAGCACACGATCCTCGATGAACGCGACCTCGAGGCCCACGCGGATTACGTACACTATAACCCGGTGAAGCACGGTTGCGTCGCCCGCCCCGCCGACTGGCCCTACTCCTCCTTCCACCGCTGGGTAGACCAGGGCCATTACGACCCGGAATGGGGACGCACCGAGGCCGGCCCGCTCGCCTTCCCCGGGATCGACGCAACCGAGTACGAGTGCGAGTGACGCCCGGTCCCATGCGTCGAGACGCACCCTACAAAAGAGCGTGTTTCGGTCGCGCGAAGGTCGCGGGCCACGTCGGATCGCTATAATCGATCCGACGTGGCGGGGACCGACGAATTCGGAGGAGCCTCTCGTTCATGGAATATTCGACCTGGTCGCGGCGGGTGGCCGACCTGGCCGGGGCGGCCTCGCGGCTGGAGGCGCGGGCCACGCCGCTGGGGATCGCGTCGCCGGCGGCGTCGGCCTGGCACGCGAACCTGTTCCAGAAGCTGCGGCCGCAGCTCACCGAGGCGCCCTACCTCGTGGTAGCCGTGGCGGGCGGGACGAACATCGGCAAGAGCACGGTGTTCAACCACCTCGCCGGCTTCCCCGCCAGCCGAGTCCACCCCGACGCCACCCAGACGAAGCACCCGGTCTGCCTGCTGCCGAGGGGCTTCGCCGCGGGGCATGACCTGGCGAAGGTCTTTCCGTCGTTCGAGCTCGCCGCGTGGTCCTCGGAGGACGACGCCATCGCCGACGGGCCGGCCGACCGCCTGATCTACCGCGAGGACCCGAGCGGCCAGCAGCCGGCGAACCTCGTCATCCTGGACACGCCCGACGTGGACGGGGCGATGCCCGTGAACTGGGACCGCGCCCGGCTGATCGCCCACGCCTCGGACGTGCTCGTCGCCGTGCTCACCCAGCAGAAGTTCAACGACGCCGCGGTCCGCCGCTTCTTCCGCGAGGCGGCCGAGGCGGACAAGACGATCCTCGCCGTCTTCAACATGGTCGAATGGCCCGAGGACCGCGAGCACTGCGGGCGGTGGCTCCAGACCTTCTGCAAGGGCACCGGCGCGTCTCCCGCGTACGTCTACGCCGTGCCCCGCGACCGCGCCGCGGTCCGCGAGAACCGCCTGGCGTTCCACGGGCTCACCGAGGGCTCGACCGACCCGCGCAAGGACCTCGCCGAGCTCCGCTTCGCCGAGATCAAGATCCGGTCCGTCCGCGGGGCGCTCCGCCAGATGCTCGACGCCCGCGAGGGCCTGCCCGATTACCTCCGGACGATCCACGCCCGCGCCGAGGAGAACCGCGAGGCCCGGCAGATCATCCACGACACCGTCCGGGTGAAGCTGGAGGCCCCGGTGCTCCCGGGCCACATCGTCACCGGCGAAATCTGGCGGTGGCTCGAGCCCCGGCGGACGGCCTTCGACCGCGCCGTGCACAGGTTCTACGGCAAGATCGGCGGCGCCGTGATGAAGCTGGTCCCCGGCCGCCGCGACCCGGCCCAGCAGGAGGCGGACTACGTCCAGGCCGAGCAGGCGCTGCTGACTCGGGCCCTGGAGGAGATCTACGCCAAGCTCGACCTGGTCCAGCGCGCGGCCCGCCCGGTGCTCCGCGACGAGCTGGCGCCGGTGCTCTCCGGCGAGGAGCGGCGTCGGGCGTTCGACGAGCTCCGCGAGCGGCTCGCCGCCACGCCGCTGCTGACCGACGCCTACCGCGCGGCGATCGCCGGGGACCTCGAGCGGTTCGAGGCCGAGCACCCGCAGATGATGCGGGCGATCGAATGGGGCCTGATCGCCACGGCCGTGATCCGGCCGGCCATCTCCATCGGCATGTTCGGCGGCGCCGAGATCCTCACCCACGCGGCGCTGCACGTCGGCTCGCACTCCGTCGTCCAGGTCGCGATCGACGTCGCCGCCGGGGCCGCGGGCGCCGCCGGGGGCGAGGGCGCCATCGCCGGCCTCTCCGCGCCGGCCCGCAAGCTGATCGCCGACCTCTTCGCCGAGTTCTACAAGGAGCGCGCCGAGCTGCTCGCCCGGGTCATCCACGACTGCGTCCTGGGCCGCCACCTGGAGCGGATCGACAAGCTCGCGGAGCTCGCCGAGGGCGACGACTACCGCGTCGCCTTCCGGACCGCCGCGGACCTCTCCCGCGAGCTGGCGGCGCTCGACGCCGACGGCATGGGGACGGGCGGCGATGACCGAGCGAACGGACACATGACCGCGAAGGACCCGAAGAACGCCGGGAAGATCCTCGAGATGCATTAGGTCGGGTTACGAGCGATCCTCCGCGTTCGTCCCCGTGGGAGCCGGCTCCGTCCGGCGGCCGCGCAGGCCGAGGCTCCCCCGGTCGCCGGACGGAGCCGGCTCCCACGGGGGTAACCCTTCGGCATTGGACACGCAGACGAAAGGGCCATCCCTTGCCTGAGAACACCAACCCGACCGCCCCGGATTGGGAGAAGGAGCACCTGCTCGCGGGCTTCGACCGGCTGCATGCCAGGCTCGTCGCGTGGGCCCGCAATGCGCCAGCGTGGCCGCCGTTCGAGGCGGCGGCCGGGCTCGTCGCACGCCTGGAGCCGAGGCTGAAGGCGCCGGAGATCGACCTCGACCGCGCGCTCGTCGTCGGCTTCCTGGGCGGGTCGGGGACGGGCAAGAGCACGCTCTTCAACGCGCTGCTGGGCCGGCCGGTCAGCCGGGCGGGGAAGGAGTACCGGCCGATGACGCGGCGCGCCGTGGTCGCGTGCCACCCGTCGGTCGACCCGGGATTCCTGGGCCTGGACGCGATCGACATGGAGATCCACAGGCTCAACATCCCGATGCTCCAGCAGATGATCCTGGTGGACTGCCCCGACCCGGACACCCAGGATCCGGAGGACGGGGCGGGCGGGGTCAAGCACCTGGACATCCTCCGCACGGTGCTGCCGCACTGCGACGTCCTGGTCCACACGGTGACGTCGCAGAAGTACAAGTCGCACGTCGTCGGCCAGGAGCTGGTCAAGAACGCGCCGGGGCGGCAGATCCTCTACGTCCAGACCCACGCCCGGATCGACGAGGACAACCGCCGCGACCTGCGGGCCTACCTGGACGGCCTGGGCCTGGACGTCCCGGAGGTCTTCCGCGTGGACGCGGCCGAGGCCCTCTCCCACCAGGAGCGCGGCGAGCCCGTGGACGCGGAGTTCGCCCGCCTCCGCGACCTGCTGGAGCACGAGCTGGCCAGCCGGGCGCGGCACCGGATCCGCCGGGCGAACCTGCTGGGGCTCTACGACTGGCTGCTCGCGACGATCCGGGGGCCGATCGACGCCGGCCTCGCCGCCGTCGGCCGGCTCGAGTCGTCGATGGACGCGGACCGCGCCGCGCTGCTGGCGAAGGTCCGCACGCGGATGACGGAGCGCGTGGACGCCAACCGGCGGCTCTGGCGGTCGCGGGTGCTCCGGGCGCTCACCCAGTCCTGGGGCTCCGGGCCGCTCGCGGGGCTGCTTGGGCTCTGGTCGGCGGGCGGGGCCCTGGTCCGCTCCCTGATCCTGCTGCGGGCCAGGACGCCGGTCCAGGCGCTCATGGCGGGTGGTTTCGCGCTCTCGCAGCTCGCGGGCGAGAAGTGGCGGGAGCGTCAGGCGGCCGGCGCCTGGGCGGCGGAGGCGGACCTGGGCCTGACCGAGGCGGACGTCGCCCGCGTCCGCAGCATCCTCCGCGGCCACCTCGCCGACGCCGGGATCGAGCCGCCGGGCGAGGGCAAGGGCGGGGCCGTCGCGTCGCCCGCCGCGTCCCCCCGCGACCTCTCGGCGCAGCAGCTCGCCGAGGTGGCCCTGGCCGCCTACCAGAAGCTCGACGCCGAGGCCGGGGCGATCGTCGAGCGCCGGGTGGCGACCCGGGCGAGCCGGCCGGTGCACGCGCTGTTCGAGCTGGCCTTCTGCCTCCTGCCTGCGTACCTGGCCTTCCACATGGCCCGGAATTTCTTCTATGAGCACCTGTGGAACAAGGCGCCGCTGCTGGGCTTCGACTTCCTCTTCCAGGCCGCGATGTGGTGCCTGATCTGGGGCGTGCTCCTCGGTTTCCTGCTCCTCTACCTGCTCAACCAGGGGCTGGCCCGCGAGCTGAAGGAGGCGGTGGTCCGGCTCTCGCCGGCCGACCTGTTCGAGCCGCTCTACGCCGACAGCGCGGCCGCCTGCGCGTCCATCCGGGGCCATGCCGCCGGGCTCGACTCGATCGCCCGCGACCTGGGCCAGCTCCGGGCCGCGGTCGGCGGCGCGGGCGTGCTCGACCTGGGCCTCGGCGGCCTGCGCGCGAGGGCCGCGGAGGGCACGAAGGCGGCCGGCGTCGGGGCCCCCCTGCCCCCGCCGGCGGTCGTGCCGGAGGCCGTGGTCCCGGCCCCCCCGTCCCACGAGCGGGTCCACGCCAGGCGCGAGATCACGGCCTGATCGAGGCCGGGATTCCGACGACGATGCCGGGCGACGCCTGCCCGCCGGCATCCCCTCTGCAAACGACGCCCCGAGTCGCGAGGCGGGCAACGGGGCGACCGCAGGGCCGGAGGACGCGAGCCATGGGATCGCAGCAGTCGGACACGCCGGGCGGTGGCCTCCATCCGGCCCGGATGCCGACCGGCGACGGCCGGAGGAAGGGCGTCGGGGGGGCGAATCCGGCCCGGCTTGCGATCCTGATCGCCTCGGTCGCGGCCGCCGGCACCTCCGCGATGGCGGCGGACGTCGCGCCGATGTCGGAGTCGCTGCGCAAGGAGGGCATCCGCTGGCCGGGCGAGGGGGGGAAGCGGCTCAAGGTCTCGCTGGGCGTCTACCTGATCGACTTCGCGCGAATCAACCTCCGCGAGGAGTCGTTCGACATGGCCGGCTACCTGGACGTGAGCTGGACCGACCCGGGCCTCGCCCTCAAGGAAGGGGAACGCCGGGGCCAGCCCCGACGGTTCCGGCCGGGGCAGGTGTGGACGCCCGCGCTGGAGTTCGTCAACGCCGTCGAGCAGGTGCTGGCGGAGCGGGAGGGGGACGTCTACGTCGACGACCAGGGGCACGCCACCCAGCGCGTGCGGTTCAGCCACAAGTTCCAGTCGCAGCTCGACCTCAGGAGGTTCCCGTTCGACCGCCAGACGCTCACCGTCGTGGTGGCGCCGTTCGACCCGTTCGCGAAGGACCTGGACCTCCAGGTCGACGGCGAGCGGGTCGGCAAGCTGTCCGACGCCTCGGTGACCGACTGGGAGGTCGGCCAGGTGGCCGCCCGGGTCGAGCAGAGCCCCCGCGAGGATCGCGGGAACGAGAGGCTCCTCTTCGAGGTGAACATCGCGCGCCGGTCGACGTTCTACGTCTGGCGCGTGCTCCTGCCGATGACGCTGCTGGTGATCTCCACCTGGCTGGTCTTCTGGTTCGACGTCACCAACCTCCAGCCCCAGGTCAGCACGGGGCTGGCGATCCTGCTCTCCCTGGTGACCTTCACGTACGCCGTGGACTTCTCCCTCCCGAAAGTCGCCTATCTCACGTTCATCGACCGCTACACCCTGACGGCGTTCTCCTTCGTCCTGGCGGTCATCTTCGCCGTGTCGGCGATCCACGTGATACTGAAGCGACGGGGCCCGGAGGCCGCGCAGCGGATCCAGGACCGGGCCCGCTACGCGTTCCCGCTGGCCTTCCTCGCGGCGATCGTCCTGGTCGCGGCCCTCTCGCTCCGCTGAGCCGACGGCCGGCGCCCTCGGGGCCCGCCCCCTTGCCCCCCGCGAAGGCGCCCGCTAGGGTGGGCGATGGCGGCCCGCCCCGACCGGACCCGCACCCCGGGCCGCACCCGCCGAAGCGTCGCGGCCCACCGCGTCATCCCTCCCAGGAGTCAGCCCATGCGACGGAACTTCACCCCCGTGCGCGCGGCGATCGGCCTCGTCGCCCTCGCCTGGATTCCCGCCATCGCCCCGACGCCGGCCCGCGCCGGGGTCACGCCGGCGACGCTCGCGACCTGGCCCATCGTGGTCCCCACGAAGGCCTCGCCCGCGGAGCGCCACGCGGCCGAGGAATTCCGCGAGTTCGCCTCGAAGGTCGCCGGAGCGAAGTCGCCGATGGAGATCATCTCCACCGACGCCCCGCCCGCGCACGCGATCCTGCTCGGCAAGGCCGCCTCGCTGAAGACGGACGACCTCGGCGAGGAGGGCTACCGGATCCGCGTGGACGACGGCCGCGTGGAGATCGCCGGCGGCGGCCCCCGGGGGACGCTGTACGGCGTCTATGCGTTCCTGGAGGACGACCTGGGCGTCCGGTTCCTCTGGCACGACGCAACCTTCGTCCCGGCCGATCGGGCGACCCGCGCGATCGCGGCCGGGGAGCGCGCGTTCCGCCCGCGGTTCGCCTGGCGGTACTCGTACTTCGGCGTGATCAACGCGCACCCGGCGTTCGCGGCCCGGATGCGGAACAACGCGACGACCTCCGCGCCGGAGCTCGGCGGGAACTCGCCCTGGACCCTGATCTCGCACAGCGTCCCGGAATGGGTGCCCGTGGCGACGCTCGGCAAGGAGCATCCCGAGTATTTCAGCCTGGTCGACGGCAAGCGCCGGGCATTCATGAAGGAGGACAACGCCGAGGACGGCGGCACGCAGCCTTGCTTCAGCAACCCCGAGGTGAAGCGGCGGATCATCGACGGCGTGCTCGCGAAGATCAAGCGGGAGGGCAAGGCCTCCGGCAACGTCTCGATCTCCCAGAACGACAATACGCAGTACTGCCGCTGCGACGCCTGCCGCGCGATCGACGAGCGCGAGGACTCCCACATGGGGGCGCTCCTGACCCTCCTGAACGAGGCGGCCGACGCCGTCGCGAAGGAGCACCCGGGGGTCTTCGTCGGCACCCTGGCCTACCAGTTCTCGCGGAAGCCGCCGAAGCACCTGAGGCCGCGGCCGAACGTCGCGATCCAGCTCTGCAGCATCGAGGCCTGCCAGCTCCACCCGCTCGACGACCCGGAGTGCCCGCTGAACGTGGCGTTCTGCAAGGACCTGGAGGGCTGGTGCAGGATCACGCCCAATGTCTACGTGTGGAACTACAACACGAACTTCGCGTCGTACAACTCACCCTGCCCGAACCTCGACGTGATCGGCCCGAACGTGAAGTACCTGGCCGCGCACGGCGTGAAGGGCGTCTTCATGCAGGCGCCGGGCAATGCCCAGAACACCGAGCTCTGCGAGCTCCGCAACGACCTGATCTCGCGGATGCTCTGGGACCCCAGCCACGATGACCGCAGGATCAGGGAGACCTTCATCGACGCCTTCTACGGCAGGGCCGCCGGCAAGGTGAAGGAATATCTCGCGCTCATCCAGGACGCGGCCCGGAAATCCGGCGTCCACCAGGGCTGCTTCGGCCCGGCGGCGAGCTACGGCATCACCGCCGACGTCGCCCGCAAGGGGCTGGCGATCCTCCAGCAGGCCATGGCCGATGCCGAGAATCCCACGATCCGGGACCGCGTCGAGAAGATGACGATCTCCCCCCGCACCGTCCTGCTGGACGACCTCGCCCGCTGGATCCAGCACCACGGCGGCGCCACGACTCAGCCCCCGGCCGACCTCATCGGCCGCACCCGCGACGATTTCCGCGAGCTGCTCCGCCTCTACGACCGCCACGGCGTGGACCGCTTCTCCGAAGGGATCTCCACGGACCAGATCCGCGGGATCCACTGAAACGGAAAACGAGTTCAGAATACAAAATACATTTAACCACGGAATGCACGGAAAAGCACGGAAGGAAATCCAATACGGTAGGGAATGGGGGAGGTCATGGGAGGGGTCAGGGCGGTCGCCTGAGGCGACGCCGAAGCAGCAGGCCAGCCCGTTGGAGTTCGTACCGTCAGATCCGCGTGAACTCCCAACTTCGGGCACGCCGCATCAACTCAACCACCCTCGGCGCAGCCCAAACCCAACCTCTATTCTCTCCCTCCCCTTCCGTGCTTTCCGTGTTTTCCGTGGTTAAATGTATTTGTATTTTGTTTGTTTATGTGGGCTTCTCTTCCGTGGATCCCGTCAGTTGGAGTCGTGGTCCTTCAGGGGCCGCACCCAGATGTTGCGGAACTTGACGGGGTTGCCGTGGTCCTGGAGGAGGATGGGGCCGGCGGGGCCGTGCTTGCGGTAGTGGGGGAGGGCGCGGAAGGCCATCGGGCCGAGGAGCTCGGCGTGGTTCTGGACGGCGACGCCGTTGTGGAGGACCGTGGCGTAGGCGGGCGTGAGGACCGAGCCGTCCTCCTTGAACCGCGGGGCGGTGAAGAGGATGTCGTAGGTCTGCCACTCGCCGGGCCTCCGCGAGGCGTTCACCAGCGGCGGGTGCTGGCCGTAGATGGCCGCGGCGTGGCCGTCGGCGTAGGTCTTGTTGTCGTAGCAGTCCAGGACCTGGATCTCGTACCGGCCGAAGAGCATCACGCCGCTATTGCCTCGCCCCTGGTCGGAGCCCTTCGGCGGGACGGGCGAGGCGAACTCCAGGTGGAGCTGGCAGTCGCCGAACTCGTCGCGGCTGAGGATGGCCCCCGCGCCGGGGTGGATGACGAGGGCCCCGTCGCGGACGTCCCACTTCGCGTCGCCCCCGCGCTCGCCCCGCCAGTGCGACAGGTCCTTGCCGTCGAACAGGACCACCGCGTCGGACGGGGCCGTGCCGGGCGTCTCCTGGGTGCTGGCCGTCCCGGGCGTGATCACCGGGGGGAGCGGCCGGTCGCCGTCGTGGACGTGCCACTTCCCGCCGGGGAGCATGGGCGTGTCCTTGTACCCATACTTCGCCTTATCCTGGGCCCACGCGCCCGAGGCCACCGCCAACCCGCCGACCGCCGCACCAACGAGCCACACGCGCCGCGACATGATGCCTTCGCCCTCGCTACCGATCCGGGGAGGAAAAAACGGGCCCCCGCCGACGCCGCCCGGCTCGCGGGTCGGCATCGGCGGAGGCCCTCATTCTAGCGCGAGGCGGAGGCGGATGGCAGGGACCGGAGGAGGCGGGTCAATGCGAGTCGGCGGCCTGCCCACCGGAAAGGGCGTCGAAAGGAGTCTCGACGGGGTAGACGAAGCTGTTGTCGTGCACGAGCGCCCCGCGCCCGCCGACGAAGAAGTCCGCGTTCCCTTCCACCTCGAGGTTATAGACCGGCTGGACGGCGTCGGGCGTGATCGACTCCACCGCCGCGCTGGTGCCGATCTGGCGGACGCGGTCGCCGGGCTTCAGCTCGCGAGCCATGATCCAACCCGCGCCGGCCTTCCAGAAACGGTGGATGCCGGTGGCCACGATCTCCTCGCCTCCGAGCCTGAGGCGCAACGTCGCGGCCGGCGCGTTGTGGTGGACGGCCGTGACGGGGCGGGACGAGATGGTACCCGTCGCGGTGTCCTGCGAGAGGACCATGTCGCCGACCGCGATCGCCTCGATCGGACGCGAGCCATCGATCGTGCGCACCGGCGTCCCGGCGGCGAAGCAGGAATGGTGCATCAAGGGGGCGAGGGTCGGCGTGAGGAGGGCGACGGGGACGTCGGGGACCCCCGCGGAATCGGAGTATATCGGCTTGGCCGGAGTCGAATCCGGCGAGGCATAGCCGAGCTGGTCCGTCCACCACCTCCGCCAGGCGCCGGGGTCGGCGCCGAAGTCCTGGCTGGTGAAGCTCCGCAGGATTGGCAGCGTACGCGCGTCGATTTGCTCGATCCGGACGTTGGCCTCCTCGATGGCATGGATATCGTCGTCCAGGCTCCTCTGGACGACCACGGATCGCCGAAGCGTTTCCGCTCGTGCGGCCTCGAAGGCCAGGGCGTTCTGGAAGGCGGCCAATCGCGACTCGGTCTCGAACTTCGCCAGCGCCTGGAGAAGGGTGTGGCGGTCGGGGCCGAGCACGTTGCCGCGAGCATCCTGGGTCGCTTCCATGGTGATCGGGACGGGAGACAGTCGGACATCCAGGGTGGGGAAGACGTAGAGCTTCTGGACATCGAACCGCTCCCCGTCGACGAGGAG from Aquisphaera giovannonii includes these protein-coding regions:
- a CDS encoding GTPase family protein encodes the protein MPENTNPTAPDWEKEHLLAGFDRLHARLVAWARNAPAWPPFEAAAGLVARLEPRLKAPEIDLDRALVVGFLGGSGTGKSTLFNALLGRPVSRAGKEYRPMTRRAVVACHPSVDPGFLGLDAIDMEIHRLNIPMLQQMILVDCPDPDTQDPEDGAGGVKHLDILRTVLPHCDVLVHTVTSQKYKSHVVGQELVKNAPGRQILYVQTHARIDEDNRRDLRAYLDGLGLDVPEVFRVDAAEALSHQERGEPVDAEFARLRDLLEHELASRARHRIRRANLLGLYDWLLATIRGPIDAGLAAVGRLESSMDADRAALLAKVRTRMTERVDANRRLWRSRVLRALTQSWGSGPLAGLLGLWSAGGALVRSLILLRARTPVQALMAGGFALSQLAGEKWRERQAAGAWAAEADLGLTEADVARVRSILRGHLADAGIEPPGEGKGGAVASPAASPRDLSAQQLAEVALAAYQKLDAEAGAIVERRVATRASRPVHALFELAFCLLPAYLAFHMARNFFYEHLWNKAPLLGFDFLFQAAMWCLIWGVLLGFLLLYLLNQGLARELKEAVVRLSPADLFEPLYADSAAACASIRGHAAGLDSIARDLGQLRAAVGGAGVLDLGLGGLRARAAEGTKAAGVGAPLPPPAVVPEAVVPAPPSHERVHARREITA
- a CDS encoding REP-associated tyrosine transposase, whose translation is MPNYRRFRVPGATVFFTLVTHERRGFLADELARRCLREAIREVQKRHPFEVFAIVLLPDHVHAIWILPPGESDFSARWRYVKGQFSRSYLADGGEEGTLSPSRVKRNERGVWQRRFFEHTILDERDLEAHADYVHYNPVKHGCVARPADWPYSSFHRWVDQGHYDPEWGRTEAGPLAFPGIDATEYECE
- a CDS encoding GTPase, translating into MEYSTWSRRVADLAGAASRLEARATPLGIASPAASAWHANLFQKLRPQLTEAPYLVVAVAGGTNIGKSTVFNHLAGFPASRVHPDATQTKHPVCLLPRGFAAGHDLAKVFPSFELAAWSSEDDAIADGPADRLIYREDPSGQQPANLVILDTPDVDGAMPVNWDRARLIAHASDVLVAVLTQQKFNDAAVRRFFREAAEADKTILAVFNMVEWPEDREHCGRWLQTFCKGTGASPAYVYAVPRDRAAVRENRLAFHGLTEGSTDPRKDLAELRFAEIKIRSVRGALRQMLDAREGLPDYLRTIHARAEENREARQIIHDTVRVKLEAPVLPGHIVTGEIWRWLEPRRTAFDRAVHRFYGKIGGAVMKLVPGRRDPAQQEADYVQAEQALLTRALEEIYAKLDLVQRAARPVLRDELAPVLSGEERRRAFDELRERLAATPLLTDAYRAAIAGDLERFEAEHPQMMRAIEWGLIATAVIRPAISIGMFGGAEILTHAALHVGSHSVVQVAIDVAAGAAGAAGGEGAIAGLSAPARKLIADLFAEFYKERAELLARVIHDCVLGRHLERIDKLAELAEGDDYRVAFRTAADLSRELAALDADGMGTGGDDRANGHMTAKDPKNAGKILEMH
- a CDS encoding polymorphic toxin-type HINT domain-containing protein, with translation MIAAWILCTCCVASGPDTQPPARPHQAESEREVSQALQSETRGLDAERLAHLARAIALDPGNALARGLMGLVEYQGRWKRPEAVGASLQEDPAQAERLREYLARRAKTSTKAGAQIHLAEWCEQNGLKDQAQAHYRAALRQDPSKELAWRRLGYRKQGGRWARPEDLAAEKAEAEAQRKADKEWRPRLEKIRAGLLGKDPIRREKAEAELAAIRDPRAVPTILATLAFGGERLQLAALRALGQVEGPSASTELADLAILSESAAVRQAASSMLLTRDPRDVVGRLIGMIRRPFKYKVIPDNGPGTTAQLLVDGERFDVQKLYVFPTLDVRLSPVPITMEATQDARGNVLGPDRHTLLQALAKFETESRLAAFQNALAFEAARAETLRRSVVVQRSLDDDIHAIEEANVRIEQIDARTLPILRSFTSQDFGADPGAWRRWWTDQLGYASPDSTPAKPIYSDSAGVPDVPVALLTPTLAPLMHHSCFAAGTPVRTIDGSRPIEAIAVGDMVLSQDTATGTISSRPVTAVHHNAPAATLRLRLGGEEIVATGIHRFWKAGAGWIMARELKPGDRVRQIGTSAAVESITPDAVQPVYNLEVEGNADFFVGGRGALVHDNSFVYPVETPFDALSGGQAADSH
- a CDS encoding 3-keto-disaccharide hydrolase; the encoded protein is MSRRVWLVGAAVGGLAVASGAWAQDKAKYGYKDTPMLPGGKWHVHDGDRPLPPVITPGTASTQETPGTAPSDAVVLFDGKDLSHWRGERGGDAKWDVRDGALVIHPGAGAILSRDEFGDCQLHLEFASPVPPKGSDQGRGNSGVMLFGRYEIQVLDCYDNKTYADGHAAAIYGQHPPLVNASRRPGEWQTYDILFTAPRFKEDGSVLTPAYATVLHNGVAVQNHAELLGPMAFRALPHYRKHGPAGPILLQDHGNPVKFRNIWVRPLKDHDSN
- a CDS encoding ligand-gated ion channel gives rise to the protein MGSQQSDTPGGGLHPARMPTGDGRRKGVGGANPARLAILIASVAAAGTSAMAADVAPMSESLRKEGIRWPGEGGKRLKVSLGVYLIDFARINLREESFDMAGYLDVSWTDPGLALKEGERRGQPRRFRPGQVWTPALEFVNAVEQVLAEREGDVYVDDQGHATQRVRFSHKFQSQLDLRRFPFDRQTLTVVVAPFDPFAKDLDLQVDGERVGKLSDASVTDWEVGQVAARVEQSPREDRGNERLLFEVNIARRSTFYVWRVLLPMTLLVISTWLVFWFDVTNLQPQVSTGLAILLSLVTFTYAVDFSLPKVAYLTFIDRYTLTAFSFVLAVIFAVSAIHVILKRRGPEAAQRIQDRARYAFPLAFLAAIVLVAALSLR
- a CDS encoding DUF4838 domain-containing protein, whose translation is MRRNFTPVRAAIGLVALAWIPAIAPTPARAGVTPATLATWPIVVPTKASPAERHAAEEFREFASKVAGAKSPMEIISTDAPPAHAILLGKAASLKTDDLGEEGYRIRVDDGRVEIAGGGPRGTLYGVYAFLEDDLGVRFLWHDATFVPADRATRAIAAGERAFRPRFAWRYSYFGVINAHPAFAARMRNNATTSAPELGGNSPWTLISHSVPEWVPVATLGKEHPEYFSLVDGKRRAFMKEDNAEDGGTQPCFSNPEVKRRIIDGVLAKIKREGKASGNVSISQNDNTQYCRCDACRAIDEREDSHMGALLTLLNEAADAVAKEHPGVFVGTLAYQFSRKPPKHLRPRPNVAIQLCSIEACQLHPLDDPECPLNVAFCKDLEGWCRITPNVYVWNYNTNFASYNSPCPNLDVIGPNVKYLAAHGVKGVFMQAPGNAQNTELCELRNDLISRMLWDPSHDDRRIRETFIDAFYGRAAGKVKEYLALIQDAARKSGVHQGCFGPAASYGITADVARKGLAILQQAMADAENPTIRDRVEKMTISPRTVLLDDLARWIQHHGGATTQPPADLIGRTRDDFRELLRLYDRHGVDRFSEGISTDQIRGIH